GCTCAATACCATGAGGCTTGTAACAGAATTTACAGACCTGGAGCCCGAACTACAGGCCAAGATGATTGAGTGGCATGGAGAAGCGGCAGAATGCTATTATAATCAATTCGCCAGATATGGCGGCGCTTATGGTGTAGACTATTTTGACCTGCGCCCGATCCTTCATATGGTTGCCTGTCCCGCCCTGGTGCTCTATCCGGACCGCAGTTCTATCTTTGACGTTGAGCAATCCGTCGCCTTCTACCGTCATCTTCCGAAGGGTGAGCTTGCCGTTTTTCCGAAGTGCGGTCACAATACGTATGACCAACGCCCGGAAGAATACATCCGTACCGTTCTGGATTTTTTAAAGAGAACCAAAGATGGCAGAGACTCAAAAGTCAGACCTAATGTATCGTGCCTGGCATAAAAACTCCCACGGGTAATCTGCACACCTTATTGCCCTCTAAAAAATGTTGATTACAAGCGGCAGTTCCCATGATGAATCCTCCTTAAGGTTTAATGGTTGTAACATAACTATTTTTATATGTAATTTAGCAATACAAAATTTCCGCTGTTTACAACGGGTGGGAACAGGGGTAATATTGCAGATCAACGCCAGAGCGTGCCGGTAGCTCTAAATAATCGTCACCAGTTCCCGT
This genomic stretch from Deltaproteobacteria bacterium harbors:
- a CDS encoding alpha/beta hydrolase; translated protein: MPFVKTDKFRIYYEVHGEGEVIFFMHHGFGCMKIWKGIYPRFVAEGYKVVMYDRRGYGRSEPGDDFLDFYVSNRYRPESVEELKAIKEHLGIEECHLVGQCEGGVVGVDYSIKYPGEVKTLTAASTQCYSDVPMTELNTMRLVTEFTDLEPELQAKMIEWHGEAAECYYNQFARYGGAYGVDYFDLRPILHMVACPALVLYPDRSSIFDVEQSVAFYRHLPKGELAVFPKCGHNTYDQRPEEYIRTVLDFLKRTKDGRDSKVRPNVSCLA